Below is a genomic region from Pleuronectes platessa chromosome 5, fPlePla1.1, whole genome shotgun sequence.
CCTTGATTTCAAGTGAAAATTTGTATTCCTTCCCGAGGATGGTGAATTGATAAATAGACGATATGGTTGAGactaaaacaaaccaaaaaaaggtGTTGTTGTAGATTCACATTCATCAAGTTGGCCCGAGGTACTTCCCTGCCCTATGACAGAGAGGAGCCACTTACACTCGACTCTTGGCTTTAACCTTTAATATTTGAACTCCCCAGGAACAGGAAGTTGAAGTGACCTGACATCAAGATGGCTGCAAAGGTTGGATGGTGCAGAGAGCACTTTGATATGGGTTTTGCACTTGGCTGATGGCCCAAAGGCAATACAGAagcataaaacaaaagaaaaaaaagtgctaGCAGTGATATGTGTGTATGCACTGACAGAGaagtttgtgcgtgtgtttgagtgcataaaaaaagaaactatgcaaaagaaaagaaaatcggGCTGAAACAGAGCTCCCATTGTATATCACTTGCCTCTGGTCCTGATGGGGCTTAATGGTGTGCAGTGGGAGACAACACTGTTAGTGCTACTGTTTTACAAAAGGTATTCAAATAAGTGCTGAGCATTAATGCTTATATACACACGCTTTTGACATGCATGTGGTCAATGTTTGTAGTGGTGTATGTATATACATGAAAAATCTACCTGTGTATGCAAGTAAGTATGATTTAGTGTAATATGTATATTCACATCCCATGCAGGCTGTGCATACAGGAAATGCTTTTTGTGCCGACAATTTTTTTGGACTGAAGGGGGATTGTACCTGGAAACTGTATGTTGTATGTCCATGAATACACAACGTGTGGTAAATTGTCCAGATGGGGGATGATACCAGTGAAAACCCAACTACTATCTTTCCTTATTTTGTTTACTTCTCCTGTTTGTCCCCTTATCCCTCCATATTTAAACCTCTGTCAACTTCCCCTTGTCTCCACCATTTCACCCTCACCTCTCAGGGAGTCGGCATGGCTAACAAAGGTCAATCGTATGGCATGAGCCGACAGGTTCAGGATAAAATTGACAGCAAGTATGACACTGAGCTGGAGCTGATCCTGGTGGAGTGGATTTGTCGTCAGTGTGGTTCTGGTGTGGCACGACCAGAGGCGGGAAAAATGGGCTTCCAGGCCTGGCTGAAAGATGGTTGTGTGAGTACTCTTTGTCTGTTTTGCTAGAATTTGCTTTAAGATTAacgatctttgttttttccttcttgTCTAAACTCTGTCACTCAATCTCGTCTTCTCTCCAGGTCCTGAGCGAGCTGATTAACAGTCTGTTTACTGGAGATAAACCTGTGAAGAAGATCCAGGGTTCAACCATGGCCTTCAAACAGATGGAGCAGATCTCCCAGTTCCTCAATGCTGCCGAGAAGTATGGTGTCACCAAGACCGATATGTTCCAGACCGTGGACCTCTGGGAAGGTCAGTGgggttcttctccttctttagtaactgcaaacaataaacacaagtAGATAAAACGCGGGTTTGGTTTGAAGAGCTTCGGGCAGATGATGATGTGACAGAAAATAGGATTGTTGAGAGGGATAATAATTGTGGCTGTATATGTATTGGGACAGCTAAGGACCTGGCAGCAGTGCAGAGGACCCTGTCAGCTCTGGGCAGCTTGGCCATCACCAAGGATGAAGGGACATATAATGGAGACCCTAGCTGGTTTTTCAAGTAAGTCTCAAACTTGAGTTGGAAATTTCTTTATCTATCTGAACACCATATTGATATAAAATGTCTTTTATCTGTTTAATGACATTTTCAATGACATGTTGCAGGAAAGCTCAGGAGAACAAGCGGGATTTCAGCGACGAGCAGATAAAGGCGGGAAAAAATGTTATTGGCCTTCAGATGGGATCCAATAAGGGAGCAAGTCAAGAGGGCATGAGCTATGGAAGACCCCGGCAGATCATGTAAATTCAATGAGCCGCGATGACCCAAAACCTCTGCATCCCCTAACACCCTCTTAGAGCCTGTAAGCGTCTGACTGGTCCACGACAACTTTCCTTTCATACTAAAACTGTCTCTGCTTTAGAGTTTAGTCACTTTCTAAAAAGTTCCCCCTCCTCCTGAGTTTTAACACGTACCCTGAACCCCCCGGTAGATGAACCACAGTGCTCACCATGCTTTGTTCCTCCCACTGCAGTTAGTTAGGTCCAGTACAACTCATTGTTTAAAGTCTTAGAAATTAGAAATCAGAAGTTTAAATTCTTTgccattgatttaaaaataccAAGATGTTGATGGAAACAGTCACAGCACTCATACGACAAATAACTGACCACTGTTCCATCTCTAATAGATAACAAATGTCTGAATTATGGCAGCAGTTTtcttaaacttttctttttttgaaataTTGGCTCTTGATTCTGACTCGAAGACTGATTTGTTGTAACTAGTAATTTACAGAAGGGACAGTCTTTTCAATTTGTGAGGtgacaaaaatgacaaatcagTACTCCttaattttactttaaaaatattGTTCTATACTTCCcacttcccacaatgcaacgcCTGCTGTATCAGCACCAATATTTTTGTACATTGTCTTATTAAATAATGACTTTGAAATACATCTCTGACTTGACTTCTGAATGATTCTGggtattttacttttttctatGTCAGGAAATTAGAAGAAGGGTCTTGCAATGAAATATACATCTTATTAGAGAATGGCTTCAGTTTTTTCATGTGTGTTAATTATTCTCACATGCCCATAGATAGTCGACTGTATAAAACTAATGGGACAAAATCTTTGAGTCCTACCAGTACATTTGTACAAATATGCATTCCTATCTCTTTCATTGAAGATACTTTATAAGGGATTATAGAGCATAATCTTCCTGAGgtgtaaaaatattttcaaacattACTTTTCCATTGTAGctactaaatgtgtgtgttaaaaatGTGTCAGTACTTTACCTGAGGAAAGTTTCTGTCCCCCGTTACTAGCCACTTGTGTCTTGTGTTAAcccttttgtagtgcttctacacgttaatttgggtatctggcatgtctaccatcccaaaaactctggggaaaaaacaactcccgcgatttgttgtggttcctctatttcaaaAACggtacgctagagtgcgtcaaaacaggtcaatctgaggagggctgttttagacagggtaaagggggtactgttttaaatgatccttgtggtattttgaccaaaatatgttacagacatttcattaagaccccaaggaaccatatcaactattgtaaaatgggcatacgatgggtcctttaatgCTCAGTAGCATTCTTAAACCAGCTTAAAGACTGACCAAGACCATAGCTGTGTGTCAATCCAGCGGCCGCATCCTTCAGAGGCGGCATTTGAAGACTATTTGTGACTCAACTGTCTCAATTGAAATGTTCCTCCAAATGTTGCCACCAACACATCCTTCCATCCCCGAGAAACTAAAGCTCAAACGGATTGATCCTTCCCAGCGCAGCCTATCCTGGGGTTAATTTATCTTTGGTAAGGTTACGGTTTGCAAGGAGGTAATATCACAGGCAAGCAAGGAGATGTCCAGTTCTTTCGTATCACACTTCAACTTAACAAAGTAGTACACGTTAAAGAAACAAGGAGCATTAAACATAACAAGAGCGTGACTAGCTAGTGACGCCGATCACAAGAAGCCCCTGTAGACTACGGCTATACCACGATCCTGAAGGATACATTCCCTCATGCTCATCATGCTAAACAAGTTAGCATGGTGACATTAGCATTAGCTCCTAGCATCATGATGGATTAATACAGTATCACAGTTGCTGTCGCCTAGTCTGAGCCCTGTTAAAACCTTGTTTGGgtttaaatgatttataattttttggggcattttacCATCTTGTATTGACTGAATGAATTAACTTCTCATTGGCCACAGTGAAATCGCTAAATATTTCAGTGCTAGAGTTGTTACCATGGCTATAATGAATCTTTCCTTAAACTTTCTTGCTGtacaacgcacacacaccacaatcTTCCAAGACTATTATTAGCAGGAGTTATAAAATCATAGCATCAGTGATATCTGGTCAATCAAAATCCACATGAATAATCTAACAGCATATCCCTTTAAGTCTTTTAATGTCATTCACGTCATCTGTGACTTGCACAGCAAAACACAGTTTCCAACTCACTTCcttacataaaaaaattaaactctTTTAATACATTcttgaaaaaacacaatgtacaAATCCTTATAGTCGGTATACATCCGTACAGCAGACACACATTGTGTATATATTACAATTTGTAGAAAAAATACATATGCAAATCCCACACTTAAGAATACAACTTCAAGTTTCAGTAGTTGGGTCAATAGCCCTCAGATAATAACCCCAGTCTTAAAAATCAAAGACACCTCAGAAGATACAAAATCTTGATCTTAAAATACAGTACTCTCTATAAACCTCACATTTGAGGAAACTTTATGATGGAAGActaagaagcacacacacacaaggcaaactcaaacagtttctcacacacacacacactcatgcacgcaTAGCAGATTCGTACTATTTTGTAGTGCAAATGATGCATTTATATTTCTTATGATTGGTGCACTGTTAACTACGGACAACCCTGTATACACATTTCCCCACGTGCAAATACACTAGTTCTATTATGTAGTATTAGGTCCATCTCCAGGTCATGTCTGCTTTTACTCTAATTCAACCAATCTCTGAGGGGATGTTTTTACCTCAAAATATTTTATCTTAGGACATTTGTTAGATGGACAAATGTgctaaacatacacacacccacacacacagtcacagttcCAACATATATTTTCATACAAGGCCACATGTTTGGTGaatgcagagaaagacagattCCACTGTTGAGTCAAGTTTATCAGCATTCCACTCCGAGACATCACCACAGTTATTACTGACCGGTGACAGAACCGTACAGGAGGCTGGGTGGGTGGGGAGAAGGGAAAGAAGCCTGAGACGTCCTATGAGcacagacagtgagagacaCATCGTTTGGCTCAGTGCTACGTTAACAGCCGCTCTCCACTGAACAACTGTGCTTTGGCCACTGGGTCCAGTACAGCGTGCAACTCCACCCCTGAGTCCACTTCCTCGTCCTCCCTGTCCTCTTCCATCGCTtcctccactcctcttcctAGGCGCACCCTCCTGGCACGGTGACCTCCGCGCCTCTTGCGCAGGCAAAGAAGGCCCTTGAGGTCCAGGTGGGACAGTGTGACCTCAAGTGTGTAGTAGATAGACCAAAAGAGAGCAAAGCATCCCAGCAACAACAGAAACTGCAAGggagaaggaaataaaaagcaGGGTACAGAGAAGATCAGCTCCCGTAGCCAAGGACAACAATAATTTGCTTCATGAGAGGTTCACATTAGAAGCACCATAAATAATAGATTGTGAATGTTTATCGAAACATGGCATTTGTAGCTGCTGCAGGAGCCATGTATTTAATCAAACCGAATCCAATGTCACTGTATTTTAACATAGCACAAATTAAGGTCAAATCTTCCTGAGTGCACCTGGATGGAAAAACAACCATGAATGTTAGAGCATGTGCAGTAGCCTCACAGACACTTGAGTTGCTTTTAGACATGCCaaaattattttcaaattaaataattaaattgttatagaCTTAACTAGATAGATAGGAACGCAGTTGTAGCTACTTGTCAGATAGAGATggccaaaacaacacaaagacaaataggCACCAACACGGTAATGGTGGTGCGTGTTGCCAACTTTACCTTGAGGTTGTTGGTGGTGAAGGGGCTGACGATCTCTTGAGGAATGTCGAGGCCTGGAGGGCAGggcagagaggagctgctgttcagAAGTTCGCCACTCATAGCCTCATCCACAAGCCTGTCAATCAGTGCACAGCCAATCAGCATTCAGATCTATCCTTCAAGCCCACATGTTAGTCGCaacactgaacacacaaaaGGGCGACGACCTACATGCAAATTGGTGAGCTGTTATTCAGTGGAGAGACCACTGGGAGTTGAGAAGAGGTTGCTCTGTTTCTGCTTGACAGTTGTGTaaaattaaagggatagttcatccagTATTAAAAACGCACTCATTACTTACTCACCCCTATCGCGATGGGGGAttccggacacttggatgacatcacaagagcagtatggaggcatgttatgttttttttctgttgttttattacatctgaagaaggaCTCCCCATTGACTTCCATTGTATTGGATTGCGCTCTAACAaagagactccagaagtgttttgtggactcaaacacttcacccaccactCCATCAGCATAGGGGTAAGTAGATAATAAGtgcatttttgttattatttggaactatccctttaatattCTTCTGCTCACATTTGGACAGTATTGTGTCATCTCATGTAGCTTATGAAGGTCCAATGAATTAAGGGGTGGGATTTAATTTTATAGAATCTGCTatactattaaaaaaaatggtaaCAATTAATTATAATGTGAATAAATCAGAGCACAATTCTAGTAAAGAAACAGGACCACCAGGAAAGAAAACGCATCTTTAAGCAGATCCCAACAAGGCCTGCAAGGTCttacttctgtctgtccttgaCCTCACTGAAGGTCATAGAGGAACCGTACAGCGTCAGCTTCCACTGCTTCAACACTCCAAGAGCTGCATACTGCTTAGACGACAGCTCTTCTACGAGAGCAAAGAGAAGGTCAGTGTGGGTGGGTAACAAACACtatgaaacaacacaaacccaaagacatacaaacataaaagacatagaaatgtgtgtatttgtgctttAAAAGACATTTGTGTCCCTTTG
It encodes:
- the tagln gene encoding transgelin, which encodes MANKGQSYGMSRQVQDKIDSKYDTELELILVEWICRQCGSGVARPEAGKMGFQAWLKDGCVLSELINSLFTGDKPVKKIQGSTMAFKQMEQISQFLNAAEKYGVTKTDMFQTVDLWEAKDLAAVQRTLSALGSLAITKDEGTYNGDPSWFFKKAQENKRDFSDEQIKAGKNVIGLQMGSNKGASQEGMSYGRPRQIM